A stretch of Candidatus Jidaibacter acanthamoeba DNA encodes these proteins:
- a CDS encoding XRE family transcriptional regulator — MTNKEYNKGIGTSFDSFLEEEKILADVEATALKRVLTWQLSQEMEKLKINKTEMARRMNTSRASVERLLDPNNPSLTLKSLERAAHVLHKTIKIELCDSL, encoded by the coding sequence ATGACAAATAAAGAATACAACAAAGGTATTGGTACTAGTTTTGATAGCTTTTTAGAAGAGGAAAAAATACTGGCTGATGTTGAAGCTACTGCTTTGAAAAGGGTACTCACATGGCAGTTAAGCCAAGAAATGGAAAAACTTAAAATAAATAAAACTGAGATGGCTAGGCGAATGAATACCAGTAGAGCATCAGTGGAAAGATTATTAGATCCGAATAATCCTAGTCTTACATTAAAGAGTTTAGAAAGAGCTGCTCATGTTTTACATAAAACAATTAAGATTGAGTTATGTGATAGCCTATAA